CAAAGCGTTCGCTATTTAATAACCACCCTAAAAAGTTATTTCAGGCCAATTTGATTTGGTATTTTATGGCACCAATTTTAGCGAAAAAACACGGTTATTTACCGGCAAAACGCTTAAAGTGGGGCAGTGATGATGAAACTCAAAAGTCGCACTATCAAAGTATGCAGTGGGCGAAGCAAAATCCGTGGGTAGACAGTGATGACGGGTTTGATTACGCTAAAACATTAGCAACTCTCACGCTTCCTCCAACGTTACATATTGCGGCAGTAAAAGATAAAGCATTGGCACAGCCTATCGATATTCAAAAGTTTATTGATGAGTCAGGTACTGGGGTGCAAAAAATGCAAATATATGGCCGCCGCTTTGGGCACAAAGTAGATTACGACCATATTAATATGCTTACTCACCCTCAGGCACGCCAAGAACAGTTTATGGATGTGCTTAATTGGTTTGAGGCAACGAGAGCAAACTAAGTAAAGGGGCTTCATAACGCTGCCACTTATCAAGGCTTTTGTTATTTACAGGTTGCCTGATGGCATGTTTACTGAGCGTTGTAACGGCGCTTTTGTTTTTGTAAAAGTCTAAACAAGTGTGTTCAAATTCGCAGCCAGTAAAACTCAATAGTGCGGTTAATTGATCTTTAGGATTTTCAATTAACTGCTCGTAACTTAAATTATAAATAGCTAAGCGGTTAAATTGC
The genomic region above belongs to Pseudoalteromonas undina and contains:
- a CDS encoding alpha/beta fold hydrolase, yielding MAVTQESVFIKLGDHQTLHLRRIANQQPSGPVVLLIHGAVENGKIFYTHSNKGLAPFLAEQGYCCYVADLRGRGESKPAICKQARYGQTEAIVEDIPAFIEKIEQLESKKPDFLVAHSWGGVLLNSVFARFPELINDVKACAYFGSKRSLFNNHPKKLFQANLIWYFMAPILAKKHGYLPAKRLKWGSDDETQKSHYQSMQWAKQNPWVDSDDGFDYAKTLATLTLPPTLHIAAVKDKALAQPIDIQKFIDESGTGVQKMQIYGRRFGHKVDYDHINMLTHPQARQEQFMDVLNWFEATRAN